A genomic segment from Actinomadura hallensis encodes:
- a CDS encoding phospholipid scramblase-related protein, translating to MNDLFSSPVLRVDQPRNAPAARSRYTVKDGRGNLLATAEERDVSRFRQAVRTALGGNDGRRVVHVESAQGAPLMIVDKVGFTRGARVTTPEGAPIGSMTQTSKPYTYTLLDAAERPVGVLEGNLRGRKFAVMDGYGNHLAQVEKEWKGIATELLTTADRYSVQIHQPLYDPFRALVPAAPLAIDLMFYETKDWPIG from the coding sequence ATGAACGATCTCTTCAGCTCCCCCGTCCTGCGCGTCGACCAGCCGCGGAACGCCCCGGCGGCCCGCTCCCGGTACACGGTGAAGGACGGCCGGGGAAACCTGCTCGCGACCGCGGAGGAGCGGGACGTCTCGCGGTTCCGGCAGGCGGTGCGGACGGCGCTGGGCGGCAACGACGGCCGCCGCGTCGTCCACGTCGAGAGCGCGCAGGGAGCACCGCTGATGATCGTGGACAAGGTGGGCTTCACACGGGGCGCCCGTGTGACCACCCCCGAGGGCGCCCCGATCGGGTCGATGACGCAGACCTCCAAGCCGTACACGTACACGCTCCTGGACGCGGCGGAACGTCCCGTCGGCGTGCTGGAGGGCAACCTCCGCGGCCGCAAGTTCGCCGTGATGGACGGCTACGGCAATCACCTCGCGCAGGTCGAGAAAGAGTGGAAGGGCATCGCCACCGAGCTGCTGACCACCGCCGACCGCTACTCCGTGCAGATTCACCAGCCGCTTTACGACCCGTTTCGCGCACTGGTCCCCGCCGCGCCCCTCGCCATCGATTTGATGTTCTACGAGACAAAGGACTGGCCCATCGGGTGA